A single window of Cytobacillus dafuensis DNA harbors:
- a CDS encoding calcium-translocating P-type ATPase, SERCA-type, whose translation MKFHEMNETEVEQVLHTDSKAGLTTDEVNKRRKQYGYNELEEGEKQSALLLFFSQFKDFMVLVLLAATLISGLLGEYIDAIAIIAIVIINGLLGFFQERKAEKSLAALKELSSPQVHVLRDREWIKIPSKEVVVGDIIKFTSGDRIGADVRIIESNSLEVEESALTGESLPVSKTTDLLRSANTGIGDMENMAFMGTLVTRGSGVGVVVAIGMKTAMGQIADLLQKAETMTTPLQRRLEQLGKILITVALLLTVLVVAVGVLQGHDLYTMFLAGVSLAVAAIPEGLPAIVTVALSLGVQRMIKQRAIVRKLPAVETLGCASVICSDKTGTMTQNKMTVTHLWSGGKEWRVDGVGYEPRGSFFRNEHQVELKNEKPLQQLLMFGMLCNHSEIKQKDNEYFIDGDPTEGALLVAAMKAGYNRSTLLNQYQIIKEFPFDSIRKMMSIVVKDKHGKQFVVTKGAPDVLAEVCGSILWDEKRQYMSREITSKIQSAIEGLASQALRTIAIGFKEIPANIVILHEKEAEKDLTFIGLQGMIDPPRPEVKDAVKECKEAGIKTIMITGDHVITAKAIAKQLGILTNTSKVLDGKALSEMTIDELENVVDDVSVFARVSPEHKLKIVKALQNNGHIVAMTGDGVNDAPAIKAADIGVAMGITGTDVAKEASALVLLDDNFATIKAAIKEGRNIYENIRKFIRYLLASNVGEILVMLFAMLLGYPLPLIPIQILWVNLVTDGLPAMALGLDQPEDDVMKRKPRNPREGVFARGLGWKVVSRGFLIGIVTLIAFIIVYKANPDKLEYAQTIAFSTLVLAQLIHVFDCRSEKSVFARNPFGNKYLVWAVISSLLLLFIVIYYPPLQPIFHTVPVELKDWFMISGLAAVPTFLLAGSFLARKRK comes from the coding sequence ATGAAATTTCATGAAATGAATGAAACAGAGGTTGAGCAGGTCCTTCATACAGATTCAAAGGCCGGTTTAACAACAGATGAGGTAAACAAACGAAGAAAACAATATGGCTATAATGAACTCGAAGAGGGTGAGAAGCAATCCGCCTTGCTTTTGTTTTTTAGTCAATTTAAGGATTTCATGGTCCTTGTATTATTAGCTGCAACTCTCATTTCAGGTTTACTAGGAGAATATATCGATGCTATTGCCATAATAGCAATCGTCATTATTAATGGATTATTAGGATTTTTTCAAGAGAGGAAGGCGGAGAAATCCTTAGCGGCATTAAAGGAATTATCATCACCTCAAGTTCATGTATTAAGGGATAGGGAATGGATTAAAATCCCTTCTAAAGAAGTGGTTGTTGGGGATATAATAAAGTTTACTAGTGGGGACAGGATAGGAGCAGATGTAAGAATAATAGAATCAAATAGTCTAGAAGTTGAAGAATCTGCTCTTACAGGTGAATCATTGCCGGTTTCAAAAACAACTGATTTGCTAAGGTCAGCTAATACTGGGATTGGCGATATGGAAAATATGGCTTTTATGGGTACATTGGTCACAAGAGGAAGCGGGGTAGGGGTTGTTGTCGCTATAGGTATGAAGACAGCGATGGGACAAATTGCTGATTTACTGCAAAAAGCGGAAACAATGACAACTCCGTTACAGAGAAGGCTTGAACAGCTTGGAAAAATCCTTATTACAGTTGCATTACTTTTAACTGTATTAGTAGTAGCCGTTGGTGTATTGCAAGGGCATGATCTTTATACGATGTTTCTTGCTGGAGTTTCTTTAGCTGTTGCAGCTATACCTGAAGGATTGCCTGCGATCGTTACAGTAGCATTATCACTCGGAGTGCAAAGAATGATCAAGCAGAGGGCGATTGTAAGGAAGCTGCCAGCTGTTGAAACACTAGGTTGTGCTTCCGTCATTTGCTCTGATAAAACTGGAACAATGACGCAAAATAAAATGACAGTTACACATCTCTGGAGTGGTGGTAAAGAGTGGCGTGTTGATGGAGTGGGCTATGAACCCCGTGGGAGTTTTTTTCGAAATGAGCATCAAGTTGAATTAAAAAATGAAAAGCCTCTTCAGCAATTATTGATGTTTGGAATGCTCTGCAATCATTCAGAGATCAAACAGAAAGATAATGAATATTTCATTGATGGAGATCCTACCGAAGGTGCATTACTAGTTGCTGCGATGAAAGCAGGATACAACCGTAGTACTCTATTAAACCAGTATCAAATTATTAAGGAATTCCCTTTTGATTCTATTAGAAAAATGATGAGTATCGTAGTAAAAGACAAGCATGGGAAACAATTTGTCGTTACAAAAGGGGCACCTGATGTATTGGCTGAAGTTTGCGGTAGCATACTTTGGGACGAGAAGCGTCAGTATATGTCTCGTGAAATTACTAGTAAAATTCAATCAGCAATTGAAGGATTAGCCTCTCAGGCTTTAAGGACAATTGCCATTGGATTTAAAGAAATACCTGCAAACATAGTCATTTTACATGAAAAAGAAGCTGAAAAGGACCTTACCTTTATTGGTCTACAAGGGATGATTGACCCTCCTCGTCCTGAAGTGAAGGACGCCGTGAAGGAGTGTAAGGAAGCAGGAATAAAAACAATTATGATTACTGGTGATCATGTTATTACTGCAAAAGCGATTGCAAAGCAGTTGGGGATATTAACGAATACTTCAAAAGTATTGGATGGCAAGGCACTTTCTGAAATGACAATTGATGAGCTTGAAAATGTGGTGGATGATGTGTCGGTATTTGCTCGAGTATCTCCAGAACACAAATTAAAAATTGTCAAAGCTTTGCAAAACAATGGTCATATTGTTGCGATGACTGGGGATGGTGTAAATGATGCACCAGCCATTAAAGCAGCAGATATTGGTGTCGCGATGGGGATTACGGGGACAGATGTAGCGAAGGAAGCATCGGCACTTGTTCTTCTTGACGATAATTTTGCAACCATTAAAGCAGCGATTAAAGAAGGAAGAAATATTTATGAGAATATTAGGAAATTTATTAGATATTTGCTCGCTTCCAATGTGGGTGAAATACTTGTGATGTTATTTGCCATGCTGCTTGGTTATCCACTTCCATTAATCCCAATTCAAATTCTATGGGTGAATTTAGTGACCGATGGATTGCCTGCTATGGCATTAGGGCTAGATCAGCCTGAAGATGATGTAATGAAACGTAAACCAAGAAATCCAAGAGAAGGCGTTTTTGCAAGGGGGCTTGGATGGAAGGTAGTGTCACGTGGTTTTTTAATCGGTATTGTTACTTTAATCGCATTCATTATTGTCTATAAAGCAAATCCAGATAAACTTGAGTATGCACAAACGATTGCTTTTTCAACTTTAGTTCTGGCACAGCTTATTCATGTATTTGACTGCCGAAGTGAGAAATCCGTTTTTGCCAGAAATCCATTTGGGAATAAGTATTTAGTTTGGGCTGTTATTTCATCACTGCTGTTATTATTCATTGTTATTTATTATCCGCCTCTTCAACCGATCTTCCATACAGTACCAGTAGAATTAAAAGACTGGTTTATGATTTCTGGACTAGCAGCAGTGCCAACTTTTTTACTAGCTGGATCATTTTTGGCAAGAAAAAGAAAGTAA
- a CDS encoding YicC/YloC family endoribonuclease, translating into MVVSMTGFGRSNKNEGSFSALVEIKTVNHRFAEYQIRMPRQFLYLEDKIKKQLNAYIQRGRTEVFITIEGQGILSRNVHIDWALLDEYYQYIRKIKDRYAIDKEITIQDLTREELINIEEKEANSETLEKIVLSAVGEACIQLRQMRTMEGAVLEKDLSHQLNQLKEHVILLKDYAPNVVQQYQEKLAKRMNDLVSGQFDEGRILTEVAIFADKVDINEELTRLNSHIKQFTQTLLASEPIGRKLDFILQEMNRETNTIGSKANDYKIASEVVEMKSLLEKMKEQVQNVE; encoded by the coding sequence ATGGTTGTTAGTATGACCGGCTTTGGTAGAAGCAATAAGAATGAAGGTTCTTTTTCTGCATTAGTTGAAATAAAAACGGTAAACCATCGTTTTGCTGAATACCAAATTAGAATGCCTAGACAGTTTCTTTATTTAGAGGATAAGATAAAGAAACAGCTAAATGCATATATTCAAAGAGGCAGAACGGAAGTCTTTATTACGATTGAAGGACAGGGAATATTAAGCCGAAATGTGCATATCGATTGGGCACTATTAGATGAGTATTATCAATACATAAGGAAAATAAAGGACAGATATGCCATTGATAAGGAAATAACCATCCAGGATTTAACGAGGGAAGAGCTCATTAATATAGAAGAAAAGGAAGCTAATAGTGAAACTCTGGAAAAAATTGTGCTCTCAGCAGTTGGTGAGGCTTGTATCCAATTGCGCCAAATGCGGACAATGGAGGGTGCAGTACTTGAAAAAGATTTAAGCCATCAATTAAATCAGTTAAAAGAACACGTAATCCTTTTAAAGGATTATGCCCCAAATGTTGTACAGCAATATCAGGAAAAATTGGCAAAACGGATGAACGATTTAGTGAGTGGCCAATTTGATGAAGGAAGAATCCTTACCGAAGTTGCTATCTTTGCGGATAAGGTAGATATTAACGAAGAATTGACACGCCTTAATAGTCATATAAAACAATTTACACAAACCTTATTAGCGAGCGAGCCGATAGGAAGGAAACTTGACTTTATTCTTCAGGAAATGAACAGGGAGACCAATACAATAGGATCAAAAGCAAATGATTATAAGATTGCTTCTGAAGTAGTAGAAATGAAGAGCCTATTGGAAAAAATGAAAGAACAAGTTCAGAATGTTGAATAG
- the remA gene encoding extracellular matrix/biofilm regulator RemA, translating into MAIKLINIGFGNIVSANRIISIVSPESAPIKRIIQDARDRGSLIDATFGRRTRAVIVMDSDHVILSAVQPETVAHRLNDRDDTIDEG; encoded by the coding sequence ATGGCGATCAAATTAATTAATATTGGCTTTGGTAATATAGTATCGGCAAATCGAATTATTTCTATTGTTAGCCCCGAATCAGCACCAATTAAAAGAATTATTCAAGATGCTCGTGATCGCGGATCTTTAATTGACGCAACATTTGGAAGGCGAACGAGAGCTGTTATTGTGATGGATAGTGATCATGTTATCCTTTCTGCCGTACAGCCAGAAACAGTTGCCCACCGCTTAAACGACCGGGATGATACTATTGATGAAGGGTAG
- the gmk gene encoding guanylate kinase: MKEKGLLIVLSGPSGVGKGTVRKEIFSQPDTSFEYSISMTTRAPREGEVNGVDYFFKSREEFEALIEQEKLLEYAEFVGNYYGTPVDYVKETLEKGKDVFLEIEVQGARQVRKKFPDGLFIFLVPPSLSELKNRIITRGTETEDVINNRMSVAKEEIEMMNLYDYVVENDQIDLACERIKAIVVAEHCRRERVEPRYIKMLEVE, encoded by the coding sequence ATGAAGGAAAAAGGTTTATTAATTGTTTTATCCGGACCTTCTGGTGTTGGGAAGGGAACAGTAAGAAAGGAAATTTTTTCACAGCCGGATACTTCTTTTGAGTATTCGATATCGATGACAACAAGAGCACCACGAGAAGGCGAAGTAAATGGTGTAGACTATTTTTTCAAATCTCGTGAAGAATTCGAAGCTTTAATCGAGCAAGAAAAGCTACTTGAGTATGCAGAATTTGTTGGAAATTATTATGGTACACCAGTAGACTATGTGAAAGAAACACTCGAAAAAGGAAAAGATGTTTTCCTTGAAATTGAAGTCCAGGGTGCTAGGCAAGTCAGGAAGAAGTTCCCTGACGGCTTATTTATTTTTCTTGTTCCACCGAGTTTGTCTGAATTAAAAAACAGAATTATAACTAGAGGCACTGAAACAGAAGATGTGATAAATAATCGTATGTCAGTAGCAAAAGAAGAAATTGAAATGATGAACTTATACGATTATGTTGTGGAAAATGATCAAATTGATTTGGCGTGTGAAAGAATTAAAGCCATAGTTGTTGCTGAACATTGCCGCAGAGAACGAGTAGAACCAAGATATATTAAAATGCTGGAGGTAGAATAA
- the rpoZ gene encoding DNA-directed RNA polymerase subunit omega, with protein sequence MLYPSIDSLMTKIDSKYSLVSVAAKRARKLQVNAKPQLEKYVSHKNVGKALEEIHADQLHYRLATKQKDEAYE encoded by the coding sequence ATGCTTTATCCTTCTATTGATTCATTAATGACAAAAATTGATTCCAAATACTCTCTTGTATCCGTTGCTGCAAAACGTGCACGCAAGCTACAAGTTAATGCTAAGCCACAGCTTGAAAAGTATGTTTCCCATAAAAATGTTGGTAAAGCTTTAGAGGAGATTCATGCTGACCAGCTTCATTACCGTCTTGCAACTAAGCAAAAGGATGAAGCATACGAATAA
- the coaBC gene encoding bifunctional phosphopantothenoylcysteine decarboxylase/phosphopantothenate--cysteine ligase CoaBC, with the protein MLHGKKILLCVTGGIAVYKAAALTSKLTQAGADVKVILSESAEKFVAPLTFQALSRNDVFTDTFDEKDSKVIAHIDLADWADLILVAPATANVIGKLANGIADNMITTTLLAAAAPVWIAPAMNVHMYSHPAVQKNISTLYSFGYQFIEPGEGYLACGYVGKGRLEEPEKITENIINFFQTSEINLSGKKIVITAGPTREKIDPVRYITNHSTGKMGYAIAEEAVRTGAEVVLISGPVSLQAPKGVRLINVESAEEMFYEVIEEYSNAHVVIKTAAVADYRPKIIHEHKVKKQPGEQALELERTKDILYELGKEKKNQILIGFAAETENVAEYAQTKLMKKNADMIVANNVKSEGAGFGTDTNIVTFYKRDGVSIELPLMSKKEVAVKILEEASNLLRNEFQ; encoded by the coding sequence ATGCTTCACGGAAAAAAAATTCTATTATGTGTGACTGGAGGCATTGCTGTTTATAAAGCAGCTGCTTTAACTAGTAAGCTTACTCAGGCTGGTGCGGATGTAAAAGTTATATTAAGTGAATCTGCTGAGAAGTTTGTTGCACCGTTAACATTTCAGGCATTATCTAGAAATGATGTCTTTACAGATACATTTGATGAAAAAGATTCAAAGGTGATTGCTCATATTGATCTCGCAGATTGGGCTGATTTAATTTTAGTGGCTCCGGCTACTGCGAATGTGATCGGAAAGCTGGCAAACGGCATTGCTGATAATATGATCACAACTACATTATTAGCGGCCGCTGCACCTGTGTGGATAGCACCCGCAATGAACGTTCATATGTACAGTCATCCTGCTGTTCAGAAAAATATTTCGACTTTGTATAGCTTCGGTTACCAGTTTATTGAACCAGGTGAGGGCTATCTTGCATGCGGCTATGTTGGAAAAGGTAGATTAGAAGAGCCAGAGAAAATCACGGAAAATATAATAAATTTTTTTCAAACTAGTGAGATAAATTTATCTGGCAAAAAAATAGTCATTACAGCTGGCCCTACAAGAGAAAAAATAGACCCTGTAAGATATATAACAAATCATTCCACAGGAAAAATGGGTTATGCCATTGCTGAGGAAGCAGTCCGAACTGGAGCTGAGGTTGTGCTAATTTCAGGTCCTGTATCATTACAAGCACCAAAAGGTGTAAGGCTAATTAATGTGGAAAGTGCAGAAGAGATGTTTTATGAGGTAATAGAGGAATATTCGAACGCTCATGTCGTGATAAAAACAGCTGCTGTCGCTGATTACCGTCCAAAAATAATCCATGAACATAAAGTGAAGAAACAGCCTGGAGAACAGGCATTAGAACTTGAGAGGACTAAGGATATTCTTTATGAACTTGGAAAAGAGAAGAAAAATCAAATTCTAATTGGCTTTGCAGCTGAAACAGAAAATGTTGCCGAGTATGCACAAACAAAATTAATGAAAAAAAATGCCGATATGATCGTGGCGAATAATGTGAAATCTGAAGGAGCAGGTTTTGGAACAGATACAAATATAGTTACGTTTTATAAACGTGATGGTGTATCAATTGAGCTTCCTTTAATGTCGAAGAAGGAAGTAGCAGTAAAAATACTTGAAGAGGCATCTAATTTATTAAGGAATGAGTTCCAATGA
- the priA gene encoding primosomal protein N': protein MNIASIVVDVPARQIDKPFDYLIPDHLIGMIQPGMRVIVPFGPRKIQGFVTGLKETSDYEQLKALIEPMDLTPVLNKELLALGDWLTETTLCYKISAYQVMIPPALKAKYEKKLKLSSKANLEELPFDIQAIFNNQDTVTWEEAVKLSSLSLLQKEAAEGNVEIQYIVKDRVKKKKLKAIYTKLSKDQLSIEKENLPAHVVKQKKVIDFFLHSDEPVEMRELLSALGVTSSVIKGLIQKKILAEMDIEVYRDPYEDRNFTRTEPLPLTEDQEDSIRPILASIEENKKETFLLYGVTGSGKTEVYLQSIQKVLQKGKEAIVLVPEISLTPQMVKRFKGRFGDQVAVLHSGLSVGEKYDEWRKIQRQEVKVVVGARSAIFAPFQNLGIIIIDEEHETSYKQEENPKYHARDVAIQRSLKHNCPVVLGSATPSLESYARAQKGVYKLLSMPKRMNNQSLPSVDIIDMREELRDGNRSMFSRTLLEKIKDRLEKKEQIVLFLNKRGHSSFVMCRDCGYVVNCHNCDISLTYHRFNQHMKCHYCGYESVAPKHCPECNSEHIRYFGTGTQKVEEELSKILPEAKVIRMDVDTTSRKGSHEKLLDQFQEGQADILLGTQMIAKGLDFPNITLVGVLSADTMLHLPDFRSSEKTFQLLTQVSGRAGRHELEGEVVIQTYTPEHYSVELAGEQDYRKFYAQEMTVRKIHKYPPFYYISLITVSHEELLKAVSVTEKITAYIQSKLSKDAICLGPVASPIPKINNRYRYQCLIKYKREPDLNKSLKKMLDNYQQEIISGGLQISVDVNPFILM from the coding sequence ATGAACATTGCAAGTATTGTTGTCGATGTTCCAGCGAGACAAATTGACAAACCTTTTGATTACCTAATACCAGATCATTTAATTGGGATGATCCAACCTGGTATGAGAGTGATCGTGCCTTTTGGTCCAAGAAAAATACAAGGATTTGTAACGGGATTAAAGGAAACATCTGATTACGAACAATTAAAAGCACTAATTGAACCAATGGATTTAACACCTGTGCTGAATAAGGAATTATTAGCATTAGGAGACTGGCTCACTGAAACGACTCTTTGCTATAAGATTTCTGCCTATCAAGTCATGATTCCACCCGCTCTAAAAGCAAAATATGAAAAAAAGCTTAAATTATCGAGTAAGGCAAATCTTGAAGAATTGCCATTTGATATACAAGCGATTTTCAATAATCAAGATACTGTTACTTGGGAGGAAGCGGTGAAGCTAAGCAGCTTGTCACTTCTCCAAAAGGAAGCAGCAGAAGGAAATGTTGAAATCCAATATATAGTGAAAGATAGAGTGAAGAAAAAGAAGCTAAAAGCTATTTATACTAAGTTAAGCAAAGATCAATTATCTATTGAAAAAGAAAATTTGCCAGCACATGTCGTAAAACAAAAAAAAGTCATAGACTTCTTTCTTCATTCGGATGAACCCGTAGAAATGCGTGAACTTCTATCTGCTTTAGGGGTCACCTCTTCTGTTATTAAAGGATTAATTCAGAAAAAAATATTAGCAGAAATGGATATAGAAGTTTACAGAGATCCTTATGAAGACAGAAATTTTACTAGAACAGAGCCACTGCCGCTTACAGAGGATCAAGAAGATTCGATAAGGCCTATTTTAGCTTCTATTGAGGAAAATAAGAAAGAAACCTTTTTACTTTACGGTGTAACTGGGAGCGGCAAAACTGAGGTCTATTTGCAATCTATACAAAAGGTTCTTCAGAAAGGGAAGGAAGCGATTGTCCTTGTTCCTGAAATTTCCTTGACTCCGCAAATGGTCAAAAGATTTAAAGGGAGATTTGGTGATCAAGTTGCGGTACTTCATAGTGGACTTTCAGTTGGAGAAAAATATGATGAATGGAGAAAAATTCAAAGACAGGAAGTTAAAGTAGTGGTTGGAGCAAGATCGGCCATTTTTGCTCCTTTTCAAAACCTTGGCATCATTATTATCGATGAAGAGCATGAAACCAGCTATAAACAAGAAGAAAATCCAAAATATCATGCGCGCGATGTCGCGATTCAAAGGTCCTTAAAGCATAATTGTCCAGTAGTTCTCGGGAGTGCAACTCCATCACTTGAATCCTATGCAAGAGCACAAAAAGGCGTGTACAAGCTGTTATCAATGCCAAAAAGGATGAATAACCAGTCTCTTCCTTCTGTGGATATCATTGATATGAGAGAGGAATTGAGAGATGGAAACCGCTCCATGTTTTCTCGGACACTTCTTGAAAAAATAAAGGATAGATTAGAAAAAAAGGAACAAATCGTCCTATTTTTAAACAAAAGAGGTCATTCATCTTTCGTCATGTGCAGAGACTGCGGCTATGTTGTAAATTGTCATAATTGCGATATCTCCTTAACCTATCATCGATTTAATCAGCATATGAAATGTCATTATTGCGGCTACGAGTCTGTCGCACCGAAACATTGCCCTGAATGTAATAGTGAGCATATTCGATATTTTGGAACAGGAACACAAAAGGTAGAAGAAGAGCTTTCGAAAATTTTGCCAGAAGCAAAAGTGATTCGGATGGATGTTGATACGACAAGTCGAAAAGGTTCCCATGAAAAACTTTTAGATCAATTTCAGGAAGGACAGGCTGATATCCTTTTAGGAACACAAATGATTGCAAAAGGTCTTGATTTTCCAAACATTACATTAGTTGGAGTACTTTCTGCGGACACTATGCTTCATCTGCCTGACTTTCGTTCTTCAGAGAAAACCTTTCAATTACTAACACAAGTCAGTGGCCGTGCAGGGAGACACGAGCTTGAAGGAGAAGTAGTTATCCAAACCTATACTCCCGAACATTATAGTGTTGAGCTAGCTGGAGAGCAAGATTACCGGAAGTTTTATGCACAAGAAATGACCGTAAGAAAAATCCATAAGTATCCGCCTTTTTATTATATTTCTTTAATCACAGTCAGCCACGAAGAATTGTTAAAAGCCGTATCCGTCACGGAAAAGATAACTGCCTATATACAATCCAAGCTTTCAAAGGATGCGATTTGTTTAGGGCCTGTTGCTTCGCCAATTCCTAAGATAAATAATAGATATAGATATCAGTGTTTGATAAAATACAAACGAGAACCTGATCTTAACAAGTCATTAAAGAAAATGCTTGATAACTATCAGCAAGAAATAATTTCGGGCGGACTTCAAATTTCTGTAGATGTGAATCCCTTTATTCTTATGTAG
- the def gene encoding peptide deformylase: MSVRKIVTYPADILEIECKPVKIFDKKLTKILNDMYDTMIEFDGVGLAAPQIGLDQQVAIVDIDDEHGTIEMINPEILETSGEQIGPEGCLSFPGLYGEVNRPYYVKIKAQDRKGKFYIFEAEDFLARAILHEIDHLHGILFTSKVSRYLEESEMEGEEIE, from the coding sequence TTGTCAGTTAGAAAAATCGTCACCTATCCTGCAGACATTTTAGAGATAGAGTGTAAACCTGTTAAAATATTTGATAAAAAACTTACAAAAATTTTAAACGATATGTATGATACGATGATTGAATTTGATGGAGTCGGTCTTGCTGCTCCACAGATTGGCCTCGATCAGCAAGTAGCTATCGTTGATATTGATGATGAACATGGAACAATCGAAATGATTAATCCTGAAATACTTGAAACAAGTGGTGAGCAAATTGGACCTGAAGGCTGCTTGAGCTTTCCAGGATTGTATGGGGAAGTAAATAGACCTTATTATGTAAAAATTAAAGCGCAAGATCGAAAAGGAAAATTCTATATCTTTGAAGCAGAAGATTTTTTAGCAAGGGCTATTTTACATGAAATTGATCATCTTCATGGAATTTTATTTACATCGAAAGTAAGCAGATATTTAGAGGAATCAGAAATGGAAGGGGAGGAGATCGAATGA
- the fmt gene encoding methionyl-tRNA formyltransferase yields the protein MTKIIFMGTPDFSVPVLQQILKDGYEVIAVVTQPDRPVGRKKVLTPPPVKVEAEKHGIPVFQPEKIRVKEDLDKILALNADLIVTAAFGQILPKVLLEAPKYGCINVHASLLPELRGGAPIHYSIIQGKEKTGITIMYMAEKLDAGDILTQVEVPIAETDTVGTLHDKLSEAGSKLLSETLPKLLNGELKSIPQNDEDATFASNIKREQEKIDWTKSGEEIYNHVRGLNPWPVAYTSLNGTVIKVWWTEKVNNDSQEPPGTIIRLDDQALIVSTGNDTAIKIIELQPSGKKKMTAEQFLRGAGSQVSIGERFGEEQ from the coding sequence ATGACAAAAATTATTTTTATGGGAACACCGGATTTTTCTGTCCCTGTCCTTCAGCAAATTCTGAAAGATGGCTATGAAGTAATTGCAGTAGTAACTCAACCAGATCGACCAGTGGGAAGGAAAAAGGTGTTAACGCCTCCTCCTGTTAAAGTAGAAGCGGAAAAACATGGAATTCCTGTTTTTCAGCCGGAAAAAATACGGGTAAAAGAAGATCTTGACAAGATTCTTGCTTTAAACGCAGATTTAATTGTAACTGCAGCATTTGGGCAAATTTTACCGAAAGTGCTGTTAGAGGCTCCTAAATATGGATGCATTAATGTTCATGCCTCCTTGCTTCCAGAGCTTAGAGGAGGAGCACCAATTCATTATTCGATCATTCAAGGAAAAGAAAAGACGGGTATTACTATCATGTATATGGCAGAGAAGCTAGATGCAGGAGATATATTAACTCAAGTAGAAGTGCCTATAGCAGAAACAGATACAGTTGGTACTCTTCACGATAAGTTAAGTGAGGCAGGTTCCAAACTCTTATCAGAAACTTTGCCTAAGCTGCTGAATGGTGAATTGAAATCAATTCCTCAAAATGACGAAGATGCAACCTTCGCTTCAAATATTAAAAGAGAGCAAGAAAAAATTGACTGGACTAAATCAGGTGAAGAAATCTATAACCATGTTCGTGGCTTAAACCCTTGGCCGGTAGCTTATACAAGTTTGAACGGGACAGTAATTAAGGTGTGGTGGACTGAAAAAGTAAATAATGACTCACAAGAGCCTCCAGGAACGATTATACGATTAGATGATCAGGCTCTTATTGTTTCTACAGGCAATGACACAGCGATAAAAATAATCGAGCTTCAGCCATCCGGAAAGAAAAAAATGACAGCTGAGCAATTTTTACGTGGCGCAGGATCTCAAGTATCCATTGGGGAACGATTTGGTGAAGAGCAATGA